In Drosophila miranda strain MSH22 chromosome XR, D.miranda_PacBio2.1, whole genome shotgun sequence, the genomic window GAAAaccacacatacatacatacatacatacatgatCTAATGAGAGCAATAAAGACGGACATTAACCACGAGGGATTATACGCCATGCCATGCCTCGGTCTTCGCAACTTTTTTCTATCGATAGTATTGGCTTTGCGATATTTCACTTAATAGAAACGAATGTCTTTCTTGcaatttgaaatatttttgttgaatACAgaataatatatacatataaataagAATCGTACGATTTGCGATGCCCGGAATGGGATTCTTTTTGCAAGTATTCCAAATCGATATATATTTATAGTCTGGATGAGACATCGATATATTGGTTGCATCACTAACAAACAGCTGATTTTAGGGCGCGCAAAGTTTATTGAAAGAATTGGAATTGCTAAATTGAATTGACATCATAAAGTGCAAATATCATTAGGAAGTCATCTGTCATTCGAGAGAAACCGCATTCGGTCGCGACTAATGGATGCTTCCCCACAAGTTGGCGATGATTCAGATAAGTTTGAATGAAGAAATCTATAGAATAAGTGAACAACTAATAAAAATCGGTCCAATTCGATTGCCCCGACGGCGAATAAACGAGCAGATGGAATTCATTACGAAATGCGGTCTTGTGGTCTTCTGGGCTGAGCTCCAATCTAAAATTGGCAACACTCATTATGGAAATACCGTAGAAACAACCTTTCACACAGACCCCTACGACGTCGGAGACCCCCTGAAAATTACAATTAATTCGAATCTCTCTCGCAGACTCTGGGGCCAGAGATAATCTCACAGCAGGCTGCTAATGTGAAAGATCTGGGAAAttgaaaaaaacaaaaataaataacaaatTAAGCAATAAAAaccgaaaacgaaaacgacGAGAATATGCCGAACTTTAACCTCCTCCGCAAAAGAGTACGAGTACATCCGATAACCAACTAGTTTTTGATtattcaaattcaaatattCATAAATACCACGGCTCCTCCTCACGTTACACTTGCGACTCGAAGATTGATCGCCAGACACCAAACACTCTGCCGCGAGAGCGGCTGAAATTTCTTGACTAATTTGATTAATTAAACTCTGGGCAACAGAAAGATTTgtccgataaataaatacaattatTGTGATGGGGTTTCTGGTAAGCCCGATCCCAGAAGTTGTcagaaatacatacatacatatgtatgtatgtacataaatgGTGTGCGCGGAAGCGGCGTGTCGACATCGCTCGagtgacggtgacggtgacgtAGTCTAGTATCCGAAAGCTGACTCAGTCGGAGGAAGGGATAGTAATAGTCGACTCACAGTCGATGGGTGGCTCACTGAGCAAATATTTCGAtgatttaatatttattttcgtAAAGATAAGAGGAAAGTGTGGATACCCATTTGTACGCACACCTCTTCAAGGGTCATTGGTCATGAAATTTCATGACGAATTCTATAACCTTCTGCCGCTCCGCCTCTGCGCTTCTCCGTCTCTCCGCCTCTCTGCCTCTTCCTCTCTTCACTAAGGTCAAAGTTTTTTCTTAGGCCCTTGACTTTACATTTTTCGCAATTTTTCACGCACTTCTTCGGTGTGCTTTCTGCCTCTCTGCATCACTTGCCGTCTTGCCGTCTTGCCATCTTGCCATCTACCTTACGCGCACTTCTTTGTTTTTGCCTTGTTCTGCTTTTTGCTACCTTTCGGCACATGCAAACATGGTTTTTTGCAGCCTTTCTTTTCATGAAACAATTCTTCTTTACTTTTGTGCTGGTGGTATTCCCTTCTCCTCTCCCCCCGCCATTCCATTCAGTTTTTGCGACGTTTACATTTGCAAAAGTTCATTAacattttctgtgtgtgtgtgtgtgtgtgtgtgtgtttgtgtgtgtgtgtgtgtggtgaggGGAAAAAATCCACGCAGAGGTTTTTCGGTTTAATGAAATTTAgtcttgttttgttttttggtttgttttggACTTTTGTTTAATTAATTATGCAAATTGTTACATGTCCAATGGGGAACTCTTCTGGAAGTGGGCGTGTGGGTGGGTCACCCAAAAGGGGGAACCAATTTTTTGATGAATTCAATTGGAGAACGATCCATGGAGCCCCATGGATTTCACGTTTTGGAAACGTTTTGCGAAATTTATAATCATAAATAATTTATATAGAAATTGGCAAACGAAACTCCCCCAAGAATTGACCCCAAAAACAAGCCGAAAAGAAACCGAAAAGAAACCAAAGAAAGGGAGAAGAAAGGGAGAAGAATAATGCTAATGCTAATGAAATATGCCTTGGACGGAGGGGTTTTTTGTCAACTCTCCGCTTGAGGGCGTCTGGCCGGGTGGTTCTTTCTCTACTTTCGCTTTTTGGCAAAAGAAACCTTTTTCGTTATGGGCTAATAATGTaatttgttttgtattttggCCGAATCTGGCGGACCTTCTCTTTCGAAACGacacgaaacgaaacgaaacgaaaagcTTTTCTGTCAACCACAAAATGTAACAGATTTTTCCTTTTGCTCGTCGCTATTGTTgctattgttgctgctgctgtggtttTTAATTGCTCTGTGTGGCCCAGAGATGAGATACGAATAGACGAGTATCCACAAGATTCGCTTTTGTTCCGGTGTTAGCGCATAATGACAACTATTTGGGAGGTTTGTTTGTGGAGTTTGGCGAAAGTTTACCCCCCCGATAATTATTTACGTTTTGTAAGAGAgatgatctctctctctctctctctctctctctcgctctgtctctctacCGAAAACTAATTGACGCATTATTTAAATGATAGTTTTTGCGCCAATGGAAATGGCATTTTGGAAAAGATCATAAATAGTATACGAATGTAGTACTCACGTTTCTTTTGTggttttcttctttttcaaTTATCCAACAGCATACTACTCCAACTCATATTATCTCTGAAGAGAAACGAATGTAACCCCCCTCTCCTCTTAGCGCTTGGTCCTTAGATCTCTGTTATTCAAAGAAACTCCTTAGTTCCAATCCAAGATTCTAGCCCATCCATCCACCATTTGTTGAAtccttgtgtgtgtgtttttgtgttgcTAACCGAATACCTTTCCCGCTCTCTGCCAATCCCTTTGCAGATCTTGCTACCCTTAACAGCCACAACAGCATCCAAACGACAACGATCATCAGTCAGAAGAAAAAGACGCCcgcagaagcaggagcaggagcaggcgTAGGCGCAGGAGGCACCGGTACCGGAACTGGAACCACAACGAAGGGCGGCGCCAACAAAATGGAGCTGCTGAGCAGCGCctcagccacagccacagccgcacAGAGCACAAccacaacgacaacgacagccACACACCAACTGCAGGCGACCACTAAGCAGCTGGTGGGGCAGGAGTACCTGAGCTACGCCTCGCCGCCCACCTACTCCCGCCTGCCGCCCGACGGCCATGAGTTCCCCCCGAACTTCAGCGAACCTCTGATCATGCATCCCTCGCACAtgcacccacacccacacacacacccggCGCTGCTCAAGGCCAAGGCAGAGCTCTCCTTCGAgcataacaacaacaacaacaacaacagcagcagcagcaacagcaacagcctcGAGGAGGATGAGACCGGAGCACCGCCGCTGCCCAAAACGGGGCCACCGCCGACAGTGCCCAGGAAGGTGTACCGCCAGGATCTGGTGATAAACGTGGAGGATGCCCGCTCCAGAGACACCACAGAGACCAAGACGCCGCCCGGCCTGGGACGGGACTACCAGCGCTCTCTGAGCGCGAGCGCCCCGCGGAAGCCCAGCGACTGGCGCAAGGACGAGAAGTCGGAGAAGTCCGTGCGCGACAAGATCGCCATGTTCTCCTCCAACAACGAGCTGGACGCGATTCCGCCAGCAGCCCCGACCATGACCATGCCAGCCGCAGCTGTCTCCAGCTTCTCGCGGAAGCCGCTGAACAGGAGCAGCGAGAACCTGCTGGACACCTGCTCCTCCACTCCGGCGCCCTCGCTGAAGACGCGCGCCATGAGCGTGGAGAACCTGAACGACGTGCAGCGTCAGTACCAGCTGGCCAAGCAGCTGCCCCAGCTGCACGTGGCCGACTCCATGTACTCGTTGCACACGCCCAGTCCCAGCCTCAGTTCCAATCCCAGCTACAGTTACGCCTCCAACTACGCCTCGCTGCCGCGCAGGGCGCACGGCGGCTCCTACTCGGCGTCCGCCTCGGCGGTGGAGCGCAGGATCAGCTTCTCGGGCGAGGGCGAGGCGGCCAACCGGAAGGCGGCCATCACCAACATCCTGGAGCAGCGCCGCCGCAGCTTGTCCAAGCTGAGGGGCCTAGTCATCCCGGAGAGGCCGCAGCTGCTGGAGCCCATCCTCGACCTCCCGGAGATCAAGAGCCAGGTGAAGGCGGCCAGCGGGGAGGACAGCACCGACAGCGGCCTCGGCGAGACCCGCTCCCGCACCAACGGAGGAGGACTCGCCATAAATAGCataagcagcggcagcagcaacagcacctACCGCAGCATCTTCTCCCCGGGCGGCCAGCGGCGTCCGTTGGAGCAGCAGCTGTCCCAGCCGCCGGCCAAGCCGCCGCGCACTTCCCTGTGTGCACCTCTGACACCCCTTACCACCGGCATCCCTGCCACTGTCCATCGCGTCTGCAGGCTGATGGCACCGCCGCCGGCACTGCCCCCGCCCGACCAGGAGAGCGACACGGACTCGGTGTTCTCCAGCACAGCGCGTGTGGCGACGCCCCCCGAGAAGTTTGCCCTCACCCGAACCCTCAGCTCGGAGACGAACACCTCGATAGCCAGCTCCAACACCTCCACCCTGACCTCGGGCTCCTCGGCGGGCTCCCAGGCCAGCTGCAGCTCCCTGGGCAGCACGCCGGCTCTGGATCTAACACGGCGGGTGCTCAAGAGCCAGgtgagcggcagcggcagcggcgacCCAGCGGCCCTCTCCAACAGGAAGAGCATCCTGGCCTCGGCCAAGTGCCGGAACGCGAAGAACCGCGGCCAGGAGGAGGACAACGACAGCACCGATGGCGAGGTCTGCACCCTGGCCGGGCGTCGCATGAAGCCCGTCTCCAGCTACAAGCAGCAGATGCACCAGCACcagttgcagcagcaactccagcagcagctgggCAAGCAGCTGGTGGTGGACAAGCTGATCAATGTGGCCGCCTACGTGGAGCAGACCTCGGACACGGACGACAGCAGCCGGCGCTCGGACACCCCGGCGAAGATCAGTGCCATGTTCATCGACGAGGAGCGCAAGGCCAGTTTCAAGGCCGATCCCAGCCAGCAGGCCAAGCCGAAACCActccagatgcagatgcaggcCCAGGCCAAGCCCGTGTCCGCGCCCGTGTCCTTGCAGCGAGCCTATGAGTCGAAGCGGGAGGCGCCCAAGTCCCAGACCACAGCCGAACTGCGCGAGAAGTTCGAGAGGAGTGCAGCGGCAGCCGCGGTCCAGGCCCCGGCGCACCATAAGATGCACACGCCACTGCACCCAGCAGTGGCCGCAGCGAAGCCGCACCACGAGCGCTTCTCCTCGCTCGACTCGCTGGCCTCGAGCTCCTCCGGCGTGAGCTCCACCACCCAGAACGTCAGCACCACCCAGGAGACGGCGACGGAGTTCGGCAGCTTCTCCTCGCTGGGCAGCAACCAGAGCCTGATCACGGCCCAGGACGTGCAGCAGATTGTGGAGGAGGCCGATCCGCCGCTTAAGAGCCCCGAGGCCTTCATCATTGTCCTGCAAAGGGATAATCCGGAGAGCAGCATTGGCATCACCCTGGCCGGAGGCTCTGACTACGAGGCTAAGGAGATAACGGTGAGTGGTGGCGTCTTTGGCCAAGGATCAGGATCAGCAATTAATGGGCTTTCTGTCTTTCTAATTATTTACAGATACACAAGATCTTGAGCAACACGCCAGCGGCCAAGGATGGACGCCTGAAGAAGGGAGACCGCATCCTGGCCGTAAATGGGATGAGCATGCGCGGCCTGACGCATCGGGAGTCGATCAGCGTGCTCAAGGTGAGTCCATTCTACGGAGCTCCTACAATTCAGATACTTACCAAGAGTTTTCCCCCTAGACACCCCGTCCGGAGGTGGTGCTGGTCGTCACCCGCTCCGAGTCGCTGATTGTGAAGGCTCTGAACAAGAAACGCTCCtcgctgggctcgctcagctcCCTCAACGAGAAGCCGACGGATCTGGAGTACGAGCGAAAGCGCAACTACCACAAGGCCTCGCGATCTCTGGACTTGGACCTGGACATCGTGTCCAATGAGGCGGAATCGGGAGGCGGCGACTCGCCAGTGACCACCACGCCCAGCCCCAGCACCGGGTCCAGCAGTCCACAGCAGCCGGCCAGTCTGCATGACGATGATGCGGAGGCTACCATCGCTGGCATTCGTGCACGACGTCAGCTCTCTCGCGGAGATGCCGCCAAGCTGAGCACCAGCGAGCTGCTGGAGCGGGCAGCCGAGGCACGGAATGCCATCGCAGCAGAGATTCGAGCACAGGGTGAGGAGAAACTCCTAGATACTAGTCGAAATACTCGTAGAGGTGGATTCTAATCGAAGGTTCCTTCTTACTTTAGCTGAGGATGTGGCGGCCagtggagctggagctggagctcgGTGCGTGGAGATTGTCAAGGATAGCTGCGGTCTGGGCTTTTCCATCGAAGGAGGCTTCGACTCGCCACTAGGAAATCGACCGCTCATTGTCAAGAAGGTCTTCATGGGTGCGTCATTCATCGCTATCATCTGTTATATCATCTGGAGCAATACCATTAACACattccactctctctctcccccttcTATCATGTCTAGGTGGTGCTGCCCAGAAGACCAACCAGGTGCGCAACGGAGACGAGATCCTGAGCATCAATGGTGCCTCAACGGCGCGCATGACGCGCGTCGATGCCTGGAACTACATGAAGCAACTGCCGCTGGGGCCGGTCAAGATCAGCTTCGCCTGAGATGTAGATGCTAGACGAGTGCGGGCGAGGGAGAAGGGGAAGAATGCGCCACAATTTTTGTTAGTTCTAAGTTGATAGTAGTtggatacgatacgatacccTAATCCTGATGGATGGTCTAACCATTAGGGTCTTGCCAATCGAccgttatttttttttttgcatttaacCGAACTTTTAACTGTATGCGTActtctatatacatatacatatacatacatacattattAATTTAAAGTGCAATTTTTTTGAGCTCCTTCAATTTCAATGCGGCTGCATCAACTACCGCCCAATATACGCTGATAATATCAATGATATgattgtacatatatataactAATCGAAACTAATTTacgtatttttttttttaacaataAAATCGAGACACGAGGGGACTAAGAAGCAAACTTCGTAGCAGCGCTCTTTccttatatacaatataacaTTAATCCAATCCACAAGcaacgcaaaaaaaaaacaaaaccgaaaaaaaaatatatatattttatgccATAAATTATACGGGAACGTTATAAATGTATACTAttttttaataattattatattatttaaagagaaacaaaaaacacaaaaaccaTGTTTACGTATACAAAAGTATTTGCTAAAAATAAACATACAATATATACTGAAATCATAATTGAACTTCTTCGATTCGGATACCCCTACTACCTACCACTCCACCCCATGCAACAACCCACTCCAAATACATATTGTAATCGTATTTATTTGAACTATTTCAGTGTTGTTCTTAAAAAAGATATAGCTTTTGAGGATTATCGCTTCTTTGGCTTGACTTTCTTGGACGAACGAGAAGGCTGCACGGATGTGGTTGAGGAAGTCGACATGGCTCCGTTGGCGTTGGCATCGGAACGGCCGGACAACTGGTGGTTGGAGAATGAGGCGTCCTCTGGAGTATCAAAAATCTCGCCGAGCAGGGCGTAAACACGACTCTTGAAGTAGAGCTTTTTACGGAAGTTCATCTGTTCCATTTCGGACCGCAGACCCTGTAGAAAGGCATCGTCGGGGTTGATGGAGGCCCACGGCACGGGCACCACCCCGTTCTCGTACTTGCAGTCGTTGCCAGTGCTCGCGTCATCTCCGGTGTCCTCGTCGTCGGGCTCCAACTTCGTTTGCGCATGCTCTGTGTCGAAAATGAACTCGATGCTGTCGCTACGGCCGTGCACCTTATTATTGGCGCGTGAGCGTCGGCCCTGCGGAAGTCGGGGAACTCCCGGTGTGATGTGCGACTTAAGGAAGGAGACCTCCTCGTCCAAGTAATATTTTCTGGTTTGATTAAATCCATCTTTTATGGATCGGGCGTAGCTGGTACGAATATTACGCCAACGCTCCTTGCAGCTATTGACTTTTCAGACAGAAAATTTATATAAATTAAACAAATCTGGTCGATGGAAACTTACTCGAATCGTTCATTCTATTCGATATATCCCTCCAGGCTGCATTTATGTGCGACTTCTTGCTGTACGCCGCATTAGAACGATCAAAGAGGCATGGATGTTGGCAGACCAAACGGCATATTTTCACATTCTTCTCCTTTACCTCCGGAGTTGGAGTTTTGCTTTGGATGGCCTTTAGGATATCGAGTCCATCTGCAACagtttaaatattaataattaaATACGATATATCGAACATTGGTCATCTCACGTACCATTTAGCGTCGGGAACCGAAAACTGGCTCGAGTGTTCATTGTGTGCGTTGTTTTCTGTGCGGAATGTGCAGACAGTGCATTAAAAAATCCAAAATAATAAGAGCAATGGAACGACGAAGTCGTTTTCGACACTCTTGTCGCCTGCGCACACCAGCTGTTTGGCGCGCTGGCTCTGCGGGAGGCCGCAGCAAATGTAATTGGTGGTTTTAACTGCTGTCGCTTGACGCCAACTTGCTCTCTCGTTTGCTGTTGCTTTAGTGTAGCCGAACGAGCAAATTTTTGACTTACAAGACAAAACTTACCTTACAGTTCCAGCCCCACTAGATTTCCACTTGAAAATGCTCGGAAAGGCAAAACGTGAACGAGCCggcaacaaaaacacacagaaatgcCACAACAAACCGAAACGAAAACATGGACGGTGTCCGCTCTCAGGAAATGCCAAAGGGGCACAGAATATTCCAAGCGATTCAACCCTCTCGGAGTACGTCTGGCACGACGATACCTatgaaacacacacacacagtgaaACGGCGAGAACAGCTGCGCCGAAAGAGAGACAAGCCACACACAGCACTGCCAGGCACAAAAACGAATGTGAATATATTTTGGCTGCGATATGCAGTTTGATCACTTTTCAATCAGACAAGTTGATGAATTGTCAACAATGCAAATAAAAAGACAATTATGTTGCACATAAATACAATTTATTAGTTTCAGCCATTCGATTTAAATAGCCGTCAACGCAGCTCTGCGTCTTGTTAATTAATATGTGCTCACATTCTTCTGTAACCCTGGTAGGGCGAGTGTTCAGCCCTCGTGGCCAttctctgctctctctctcacaacgAAGCCTATAGTTGTGTATGTGTGAGTACACTCTTGTTTTCAGTCCGTTTTACAAATAGCTGCTGCGCGTTTTGTTGTGTTTGGCCCAGTATTTCTCGttcgttttccgcattaaatAAGGCTAGAAAAGTTTCGTGCGATGTCTAGTGTCGAATCGAATGTGAAGCTATTGCGGGCGGTGGAGAAGCAGCCGGCTCTTTATGATCGGAATCATGGAAGTTATAGGAAAAGGCTTGCCAGCGAGAATTGTTGGGACACGGTGGCTTCGGAGACAGGAGAGTCGGGTGAGTGTTGCATAGCGCTCGCGTGCGCATGCCTATCGTTAATCGCCTATCGAGCGACAGTGCTGCGAAGAGGCGACCGGCAACTTGCTTGCCGCTTgctcgttttttgtttgaattGTTGGCGATGGTAAACATCTGCGGCCGCCATCGATTAATCGCAGCTGCTCGAGCATTTGAATGTAACTGATTGTTGTTTCTTGTGGAATGATTAACTAAAAAGTAAACAATGGCATACACATGTTCCAAGTAGTCTCTAAAATCTAGTAAATTATGTAAATATAAGTGGGAAATTATTTTAATATGCGATATCATCAACATTTGTTGCCCGATTTTACAGttgattttttgttatatTGTAGAATGAACTATGGAAGTACAAATTGTATTactttatttaaatatattttttaaatagtCTGGGAACATAAAATCAGCTTAAGTGTATATTGTTGCCCAGCTTAAAAGGCTTAATCATTTCCCTAAACAGCTTTCTGAGCAAAATTATTTTGCTATGCTATGCTAGCCTGTTTAACTGGTAGTATCGATATCTTATATCGACTGGTAATCTGTCTATCGAAGGGCCCCCATCTCCAACGCCCATCAAGTTTTCTTTCTTTTACGACTGAGCCAAATGAGTTGTGGATTGTAAAAATTAAGTTCAAAAAGTGTTGTGGTTGGAGTGTAAGAGTATAAACTTGTCACGTatgttttttttaattattggAAGGGATCCTGCCCCTCAAAGTGAACTTTCACATACAGGCatacatataaacatatgtatatgtgtatttGTGCTAAAAGTGCAGAGTATAGGATTTCTTAGAACattagtgtgtgtgtgcttgtgcgTCACGGACAAGGCACAGTACCGCCCGTTCTTACTGTTCCTCTCCTCTGCGGCAGAGTTGATCATTCTGCACGGGTGTGTGGCTGATACACAGCACTATTCTTTTCATATAATCAATATTGCCGATCAATATTTATCTAACACCCAAACATTTGCGAACTTTTACTCAAATTTGGAACATGCGAAAATGCTACCAGTTAAACCAAGATGTCCCTTCAATATTCTTCCAACTAGaatccattttttttttcattgaAAATGTTTCCCAATATGAAATTAAAGAAACTAAAGCCATTATCCGAAAGAACCTTTGGAATTTCTGTCTAACGATCGGCTTATCGGCAGCAGACAATACAAATTAAAAACGCTGGGAAAACTAAAtgattaaaataaaattaaacaatTATATTCAAATATCTCATTAGGGATAGGGGAGCCGGGTGAGTGTTGCATAGCGCTCGCATGCAGTGCCGCCAGTGCTGAAAAGCGGCACTTTGTATATTTGGTGATTTCAAGCACTTGCGCCCATGCATTTGAATGTAACAGATGTTCCTTGTTTACTAACAGTTATTGGCTTTCAAAGTAGTGTCTAACATTTGACTGTTTATTATTTAATGTTCTAGGATGAATTATAGAACTTTCTGAGCACAATTGTTTTGTGTATGCTGTTTCACGGGTAGTATCGATATATTACGACTCGGACCCGTTCAAGTTATTCTCAACACGAATTATTTTCTGCGTAATGTTACTTTTATTAGTTGATGCATTTGTATAAACTTGTCACGTAtgttatttttaattattgGAAGGGATCCTGCCCCTCAAAGTGAACTTTCACTTGCAGGCatacatataaacatatgtatatgtgcaTTTGTGCTAAAAGTGCAGAGTACAGGATTTCTTAGAACattagtgtgtgtgtgcttgtgcttAACGGACTGGGCACAGTACCGCCCGTTCTTACTGATCCTCTCATCTGCGGCAGAGTTGTTCATTCTGCACGGGTGTGTAATTAAGCAGGGGGATCCGGTTAGCCAATAATTAGGACCAATAAAAGTGAAAGCCAAGGGAAACAATGTAAAGAGTTGCCTAAACTGTCGTTAGAGATTTTAAGAGACATTATAAGGCTGCTATCAGAAGAGGAATAATCATTTAGCAAGTGCATCCAAACTTTATTTGAATGCGAAATACTATCATACATAATTATGGTTGTGCAATTGGCAGTCTTAGATcttacaacaaaaaaatacaacgTCTTACCTAGTTAgtttaataataatttaatcACGATTTTAAATGTGGTTTAAGTTTTAAAGATGCCGAAAAGATCGAATGTTTTTAGAATGGAGCATCTGTCCACCCCATAACATTAGGTGCACTAGCatgtttaatttgtacatatTGTGTGTTTTTTCGAGTCCAGTATTtattcaaataaatataccTTCGCACCGAATTGGTTTTTCTCTAAAGCCATTAAAGCGATTATATTTGTTTTCCCAAGAGAAAAATGTGTTCCTTATTAAATAACATGTACATCTCATTTTTCTGCTTATGTTCATTCGGATATATTATTATCATGGATATATTAGTTTTTTTTATGGATGTGGTTGTCtgtaacacccagaaggaagtgtttccgaccccataaagtatacatatacacTACCGGCCAAAATGAAAAGCCATAACGTTTTTTTCCCGTAAACCAAGCCTTGACCAGCTTTGACGTGTGCTTTGGGTAATTTTCCTGTGAAAAGACCCATCTCAAGGGCATGTTTTCCTCAGCATAAGGTCGCATAATGTATGTCaatatgtttttatacccgaatTGGGTCACAAGATCAGTTATGCGATGTACCGGCTCAACGCCATGCCAAGGAAAACATCGGCCTCCGATCTTAGCCATTTTCTTTGTGTaccgaaagtcgaattctttCCCTTAAAaagatttatttttgtttcctCTCTCAATAATATATTATTCCACTTTTAAGACCCATCTGACCCAGACCATGCCAAATGATTTTCAACGACCTTGTGCCTCATCTTTAAATTTTCTTCAGCAGCACGGGTTATCTAAAGAATTTGTTTTCCTCTCATGTACTTAAATATGAAAAAACtcaataaaaaccaacaagcCTTTGACCAAATCCTttaaaatttataaataaCACCAGtgtacttattatttttgtcAGACCAAAAATGCCCATTCTGCAAAAATTGAAGCATAGAATTCTATAAATATGGTTCCCCACTTTAATTATAccctatactcaaaatgagtattggggtatattagatttgtggtgaaaatggatctgtgtaacgtccagaaggaatcgtttccgaccccataaagtatatatattcttaatcagcatcaatagcagaatcgattgagccctgtctgtctgtccgtctgtccgtccgtccgtccttccgtccgtccgtccgtccgtccgtccgtctgtccgtctgtccgtccctatcagcgcctagtgctcgaagactataagagctagagcaacgacattttatatccggacttctgtgatatgtcactgctacaaaaatatttcaaaacttcgccccgcccacttctgctcccacaaaggacgaaaatctgtggcatctacatttttaaagatacgataaaaccaaaaacgcagaatcgtagaggattactatatgttctagatcgtaaaatctcaatcagatcgtataattattatagccagaatcaagaaaacaatttcattctttctcgctctgtctctctctaacacacaggtttcatggttggttttgccaattgcaaaatatgagttcaaggatctcagaacctataagagccagagcaaccaaatttggtatccacactcctctgatatcggaccttgaccgtttcgtgtccaaatttcgccacacccccttccgcccccccaaaagacgaaaatctggggcatccacaaatctcagagactattaaggctagagtaaccaaatttggtatccgcacttctgttagatctcactataaa contains:
- the LOC108151608 gene encoding PDZ domain-containing protein 2 isoform X4, whose product is MLRINRYRDLATLNSHNSIQTTTIISQKKKTPAEAGAGAGVGAGGTGTGTGTTTKGGANKMELLSSASATATAAQSTTTTTTTATHQLQATTKQLVGQEYLSYASPPTYSRLPPDGHEFPPNFSEPLIMHPSHMHPHPHTHPALLKAKAELSFEHNNNNNNNSSSSNSNSLEEDETGAPPLPKTGPPPTVPRKVYRQDLVINVEDARSRDTTETKTPPGLGRDYQRSLSASAPRKPSDWRKDEKSEKSVRDKIAMFSSNNELDAIPPAAPTMTMPAAAVSSFSRKPLNRSSENLLDTCSSTPAPSLKTRAMSVENLNDVQRQYQLAKQLPQLHVADSMYSLHTPSPSLSSNPSYSYASNYASLPRRAHGGSYSASASAVERRISFSGEGEAANRKAAITNILEQRRRSLSKLRGLVIPERPQLLEPILDLPEIKSQVKAASGEDSTDSGLGETRSRTNGGGLAINSISSGSSNSTYRSIFSPGGQRRPLEQQLSQPPAKPPRTSLCAPLTPLTTGIPATVHRVCRLMAPPPALPPPDQESDTDSVFSSTARVATPPEKFALTRTLSSETNTSIASSNTSTLTSGSSAGSQASCSSLGSTPALDLTRRVLKSQVSGSGSGDPAALSNRKSILASAKCRNAKNRGQEEDNDSTDGEVCTLAGRRMKPVSSYKQQMHQHQLQQQLQQQLGKQLVVDKLINVAAYVEQTSDTDDSSRRSDTPAKISAMFIDEERKASFKADPSQQAKPKPLQMQMQAQAKPVSAPVSLQRAYESKREAPKSQTTAELREKFERSAAAAAVQAPAHHKMHTPLHPAVAAAKPHHERFSSLDSLASSSSGVSSTTQNVSTTQETATEFGSFSSLGSNQSLITAQDVQQIVEEADPPLKSPEAFIIVLQRDNPESSIGITLAGGSDYEAKEITIHKILSNTPAAKDGRLKKGDRILAVNGMSMRGLTHRESISVLKTPRPEVVLVVTRSESLIVKALNKKRSSLGSLSSLNEKPTDLEYERKRNYHKASRSLDLDLDIVSNEAESGGGDSPVTTTPSPSTGSSSPQQPASLHDDDAEATIAGIRARRQLSRGDAAKLSTSELLERAAEARNAIAAEIRAQAEDVAASGAGAGARCVEIVKDSCGLGFSIEGGFDSPLGNRPLIVKKVFMGGAAQKTNQVRNGDEILSINGASTARMTRVDAWNYMKQLPLGPVKISFA